A genomic window from Streptomyces sp. HUAS YS2 includes:
- a CDS encoding PAAR domain-containing protein, translated as MPPAARVGDPTGHPGVIGPPGVPTVLIAGMPAAVVSTPHICSFPPPAVHPPSVIAPPGCPTVLIGGLPAARMGDMAACGAPIVMGAVTVLIGG; from the coding sequence ATGCCGCCTGCCGCACGCGTCGGTGACCCCACCGGGCATCCGGGGGTGATCGGGCCGCCCGGAGTGCCCACCGTGCTCATCGCGGGGATGCCCGCGGCCGTCGTCTCGACCCCGCACATCTGCTCCTTCCCGCCGCCGGCCGTGCACCCGCCGTCCGTGATCGCCCCGCCCGGCTGCCCCACCGTCCTCATCGGCGGCCTGCCCGCGGCCCGCATGGGCGACATGGCCGCCTGCGGGGCGCCGATCGTCATGGGCGCGGTCACCGTCCTGATCG